In Candidatus Defluviilinea proxima, a single genomic region encodes these proteins:
- a CDS encoding PD40 domain-containing protein — translation MRRQLRITQYAILFPFLFLLSSCNSSPPLTTSLILYRFDPPAFLEYSADLQLTKEIPFHIPPSCGLFNTFPAPSGQFLLIELNCPNGQTVLFLNTETDSVSQPISSSDAHFLAWTSNGKSAYLKIDSLGSPQIVRVDTDGAQDILSIPEFTYDLSAKPDSKDLIFTLSRGLGAGSELYFTRNDGRTTQLLYSDQFNYISFARFSPDGKQIAFIKTPDTQTPFTVGELWIMDADGVNARKLADADAGHGYAANWSPDGKQIAFVLRENPEDENANRSSDALISNIYIVDVASGKLTQVTHLTEGHAETPYWSPDGNTLVFNIVVNGRILVHIADTNSANLEIKPFGTEATCCPAWMRK, via the coding sequence ATGCGCCGTCAATTACGAATTACGCAATACGCAATACTTTTCCCTTTCCTCTTTCTTCTTTCCTCTTGCAATTCATCTCCACCTCTCACAACCTCCTTAATCCTCTACCGCTTCGACCCTCCTGCCTTCCTCGAATACTCCGCAGACCTTCAACTCACAAAAGAGATTCCCTTTCACATTCCTCCTTCTTGTGGACTCTTCAACACGTTCCCTGCTCCTAGCGGACAGTTTCTCCTCATCGAATTAAATTGTCCCAACGGGCAGACGGTTCTTTTCCTTAACACCGAAACTGATTCTGTTTCTCAACCCATTTCCTCCTCTGATGCCCACTTCCTCGCATGGACGAGTAACGGCAAGTCCGCATATCTAAAAATAGATTCGCTCGGCAGTCCGCAAATCGTCCGCGTGGATACGGATGGCGCACAAGATATTCTGTCCATTCCCGAATTCACCTACGATCTCTCCGCCAAACCTGATTCAAAAGATCTCATCTTCACCCTCTCGCGCGGGCTTGGCGCCGGGAGTGAACTCTACTTTACACGAAACGATGGAAGAACAACACAGTTGCTGTATTCCGATCAATTCAACTATATTTCCTTCGCACGTTTTTCTCCCGATGGAAAACAAATCGCTTTTATCAAAACCCCCGATACACAAACTCCCTTCACAGTAGGGGAGTTGTGGATCATGGATGCCGACGGTGTGAACGCGCGCAAATTGGCCGATGCAGATGCAGGTCACGGATATGCGGCGAACTGGTCACCGGATGGGAAGCAAATTGCGTTCGTCCTACGCGAGAATCCAGAAGACGAAAACGCGAATCGATCCAGCGATGCATTGATAAGCAATATATATATCGTTGATGTCGCAAGCGGGAAGTTGACTCAAGTCACGCATTTAACAGAAGGCCATGCAGAGACTCCGTACTGGTCACCGGACGGGAACACTTTGGTATTCAATATAGTCGTAAATGGTAGAATACTAGTGCACATCGCGGACACAAATTCTGCCAACCTTGAGATAAAGCCTTTCGGAACGGAAGCAACTTGTTGTCCCGCGTGGATGCGAAAGTGA
- the mgrA gene encoding L-glyceraldehyde 3-phosphate reductase, whose amino-acid sequence MPYLASDTRYDTMTYNRTGKSGLKLPAISLGWWYNFGGVDKLENGRAIARRAFDLGVTHFDLANNYGPPPGSAEVTFGQLYKQDFHPYRDELIISTKAGYDMWPGPYGEWGSRKYMLASLDASLKRMGLEYVDIFYSHRPDPDTPLEETMGALDSAVRQGKALYVGISSYSPEQTRRAAQILKEMGTPCLIHQPSYNMFDRWIEGGLLDVLSNEGIGCIVFSPLAQGQLTQRYLNGIPSDARASKTERVWLTSDTVEKNLPKVKKLNELAEQRGQSLAQMAIAWTLRNPVVTSSLIGASSVKQLEESLGALNNLKFSADELNNIEKILS is encoded by the coding sequence ATGCCCTACCTCGCATCAGACACCCGTTACGACACTATGACCTACAACCGCACAGGCAAAAGCGGCCTCAAACTGCCCGCCATATCGCTCGGCTGGTGGTACAACTTCGGCGGCGTCGATAAGCTTGAGAACGGACGTGCCATCGCACGCCGCGCCTTCGATCTCGGTGTCACACACTTCGATCTCGCCAACAACTACGGTCCCCCTCCCGGCTCGGCCGAAGTCACATTCGGTCAACTCTACAAACAAGATTTCCATCCCTACCGCGATGAACTCATCATCTCCACCAAGGCGGGCTACGACATGTGGCCCGGTCCCTACGGCGAATGGGGTTCTCGCAAATACATGCTCGCCAGCCTCGATGCATCCCTCAAACGCATGGGGCTCGAGTACGTCGACATCTTCTACAGTCACCGCCCCGACCCCGACACCCCGCTCGAAGAGACGATGGGCGCGCTCGACTCCGCCGTCCGCCAGGGCAAAGCTTTATATGTTGGCATCTCAAGCTACAGTCCAGAACAGACGCGGCGCGCAGCGCAAATCCTAAAAGAGATGGGCACACCCTGCCTCATCCATCAACCGTCATACAACATGTTCGATCGTTGGATCGAGGGCGGGCTGTTGGATGTTCTGTCCAACGAAGGAATCGGATGCATCGTCTTCTCGCCTCTCGCGCAGGGACAGCTAACTCAGCGATACTTGAACGGCATCCCCTCTGACGCCCGCGCCAGCAAAACCGAACGTGTGTGGTTGACGTCGGATACTGTTGAAAAGAATTTGCCCAAGGTAAAGAAACTCAACGAACTCGCCGAACAGCGCGGACAATCCCTCGCGCAAATGGCCATCGCATGGACGTTACGAAATCCCGTTGTCACATCATCATTGATCGGCGCAAGCAGTGTCAAACAATTGGAAGAAAGTCTCGGCGCGTTGAACAATCTGAAGTTCAGCGCTGATGAGTTAAACAATATAGAAAAGATATTAAGCTAA
- the surE gene encoding 5'/3'-nucleotidase SurE, protein MHILVTNDDGVLAPGLLALAQEMRKLGKVTVFAPDKNWSASGHVKTMERPLRVKEVTLADGTSAFTSDGAPSDCVAILLLGFVQEEIDIVVSGINPNANIGHDITYSGTVTAAMEAVIAGVKGIAVSMDSPEGYKGQLEYSTAAIVGRRVVEKVIADGLPDGVVLNVNVPYRKENELAGYMVTRQGLRVYRDALDERIDPRGKPYFWIGGEAPTGVFEEGSDFGALQDGYVSITPLQLDLTSYKALDVLRKWKF, encoded by the coding sequence ATGCATATACTCGTAACCAACGACGACGGGGTATTAGCGCCAGGTCTTCTGGCTCTCGCACAGGAAATGCGTAAACTCGGCAAGGTGACCGTGTTCGCGCCGGATAAGAACTGGTCGGCATCGGGACATGTGAAGACGATGGAACGTCCGTTGCGCGTGAAGGAGGTGACGCTCGCAGATGGGACATCCGCTTTTACATCGGACGGTGCGCCTTCAGATTGTGTCGCTATTCTTTTGCTGGGATTCGTTCAAGAGGAAATTGATATTGTAGTTTCGGGGATCAACCCGAACGCCAATATCGGGCATGACATCACCTACTCAGGGACGGTCACTGCCGCGATGGAGGCTGTCATTGCTGGGGTGAAAGGCATCGCAGTCTCAATGGATTCGCCTGAGGGATACAAAGGTCAATTGGAATATTCCACTGCCGCCATTGTGGGCAGGCGTGTTGTGGAAAAAGTGATCGCAGATGGGCTGCCTGATGGCGTTGTGTTGAATGTCAACGTCCCATATCGAAAAGAAAATGAACTGGCGGGGTATATGGTCACACGGCAAGGATTGCGCGTCTACCGCGATGCACTCGATGAACGCATCGACCCGCGCGGCAAACCCTATTTTTGGATCGGTGGCGAAGCGCCCACCGGTGTATTCGAAGAAGGTTCAGATTTCGGCGCGTTGCAGGATGGGTACGTATCCATCACACCGTTGCAATTGGACTTAACGAGTTACAAGGCTTTGGATGTGTTGAGGAAATGGAAATTTTAA
- a CDS encoding nitroreductase family deazaflavin-dependent oxidoreductase, whose product MNVASYTQEQMNTLRKVFHKLNRFMVWMWKMGWGKMINSWPAVVGRIMVIKHRGRKSGKEYLTPVNYAIVDGEIYCTAGFGSISDWYRNMQANPDIELWLPEGKRKAHAEDVSDSQNRLFLLRQVLIASGFVAPLFGIDPKKVNDEQLDVLSKEYRIVHFIMDKEL is encoded by the coding sequence ATGAATGTCGCAAGTTATACACAAGAGCAGATGAATACTCTGCGAAAAGTCTTTCACAAGCTAAATCGCTTCATGGTATGGATGTGGAAGATGGGCTGGGGAAAGATGATTAACTCTTGGCCTGCGGTGGTGGGCCGCATTATGGTCATCAAACATCGCGGACGAAAGAGCGGCAAGGAGTATCTCACGCCGGTCAACTATGCAATTGTTGACGGTGAGATCTATTGCACGGCAGGCTTCGGATCCATTTCGGATTGGTATCGCAATATGCAGGCAAACCCCGATATAGAATTATGGCTTCCTGAAGGGAAACGGAAGGCGCACGCGGAAGATGTTTCCGATTCACAAAACCGTTTGTTTTTGTTGAGGCAAGTGCTCATCGCATCAGGCTTCGTAGCTCCGCTGTTTGGGATTGACCCGAAGAAAGTGAACGATGAACAATTGGATGTTCTTTCGAAGGAATATCGTATCGTTCATTTTATAATGGACAAAGAGTTATAA
- a CDS encoding ASCH domain-containing protein, translating to MTEETIQAYWQKFLSTLPADSPYHSKSYAAEGWGDSPEMADELGALIAQGTKTATCGSVWEWGENPLPQAGLITIVLNGQDEPLCIIEAVEIAIRNYNEVDADFAREEAEGDLSLQYWRELHKDFFSRTLPKIGKEFSEDMPLVCMRFRVIYK from the coding sequence ATGACCGAAGAAACTATCCAAGCCTATTGGCAGAAATTCCTATCTACCCTCCCAGCGGACTCTCCCTACCATTCAAAGAGTTACGCTGCCGAAGGTTGGGGGGATAGCCCTGAGATGGCAGATGAACTTGGTGCTTTGATCGCTCAAGGGACAAAGACCGCAACTTGTGGCTCTGTTTGGGAATGGGGAGAGAATCCCCTTCCACAGGCGGGACTCATTACGATTGTACTGAACGGACAAGATGAACCGCTGTGCATTATCGAAGCCGTGGAAATAGCAATCCGTAACTACAATGAAGTGGACGCCGACTTTGCCCGCGAAGAAGCGGAAGGCGACCTATCTTTGCAATACTGGCGCGAATTGCACAAAGATTTCTTTTCACGTACGCTTCCCAAGATCGGGAAAGAATTTTCAGAAGATATGCCGTTGGTGTGCATGAGGTTTCGGGTGATATATAAATAA